Genomic window (Grus americana isolate bGruAme1 chromosome 25, bGruAme1.mat, whole genome shotgun sequence):
GAAGCCTGTCCTACCCATCTCGGGTAATAAATGCCCAACAGATGTAGCCAGGGCCAGTTGTTCCCAGACACCCGGCAGGAGGAGAAGTGAAGCAGCGCTGCTCTGGGAACAGGTGGCTTAGCACATGGAAGTTATTTCTAGAGCTGCCTTGCATTTTCCTGCTGTATCTCAGCTTTGCTGAGGTCTGGCACAAACGCAAGCAGCGGATAGGCTGTGCAGGGGCTTGGGGCTGATGCTCAGGGCTGCTCCAGGATGCCCAGGGTTGGGGCTGACCATGGGGCTGGTCTGTGCAGATCTTGTGGTGGAGCAGCAGGTGGAAGCTAGATGAGGTGAGATGATGAGTAAAGTCCTCCTGACCAGAGCTGGGAGGTAGATGGGTGTGCTGGGAAGATGAGCGCAGCTGTTTCTGCAGAGTTACTAGCCCTGTTGCTAAATTAGGCTGTGACTTATTCCTTTTACCTAACGTCAGCCTCAGGGCCAAGATCAGGAGACAAATGCTCCTGCTGAGCCCAGATCGTCCCTTTCCAGAGCACCCCCTGCACTTGGAGGGCTGGGCTAGGAGGTTTCACTGAGATGTCATGCCGTGGCTTGTGCAGGACCATAAATTTGAGATAATGGGACATCCCTGCAAGTTCCTATATCCCAGCTGAGCTAAGAATAGTCAGGAAGCAAAACAAGCTGAACATTATAATTGGATTATTTTCCCATGCCCTGAGCAAACACAGCACCCTGAGATGGCTGCAGCGAGGGGAGCTGCTTGTCCTGGACAtggctcctgacagcagttATCAGTGTTGCATGAGGCTCTGTCTAATCTCCTGCCTCCTATTTGGGGCAAGCTGTGATCCTGGAacgggaggggaagggggagcctTATCTCTGTTGAGATAATGCTGTCACAGCCTGGCTGGGGACAGCTCAAAGCTCCAAGCGCTTTGGAGAGGCACAGCATCTCTGTGTCCATGTCTTGAGCGCTGGAGGACAGGCTGTGCTTGTCCTTATCTCAGCTCCTAACCCTCACTTTTTCCAATCTGCCTTGAATTCTGCTAGATAACCAGGCATGTCGGACTCCGAAGAGGTTGTTGAAGAATATGAGCAGTAAGTGGTGTGTTTTTAAAcaccctttctttctccttattcTTGTCTTCCCACAGGGTTGCAGCATTGCTTAGGGGTGTCATTGAAGAGGCACCAGCTCTCGTCATTACCCCAGCACCCAGCGTGAAAGGGCCTTGGGATTCCCCCACCCTGTGCCCATCTGCACCGCTGCTGTGATAGTGCTGAGACCCCCAGCAGTGGGGAGTTTTGCATTAGGAGCTGTATCAGCACATATATGGCAAGGGACAGTCCCTGCATTAAACTTGCTGCAGTCCAAATCAGTGAGACAGAGCTGGGAAAAGCTGACATCAtcagtctgctgctgctgctgctgctaggGTCCTACTGCCACATCCAGAGCATCACTCCCCAGGGCCCAAATTTGAGGGCAACTTTTGCTGGTGAGGGCTGCTGGACCATGAGGTGCACCCTGGAGAGAAGGGGCTCAATATCCCAGCTGTGTGGTTATAGGGATCAGCCCAAACACAGCTCCTACTTCTCATCCACCAGCAGAAAATGTAGATCCAAATCCTTCTCTTATGTTTAAATGCCACGACAGACTCGCATATCTCAGCTATCAGTCTGACCCCTGAGCCCAGTGTCCCCTGCACATACATGAAGACAGACTGCGCATCTCCCCCAAGGTCAGAAAAGGACTCTGGGGCAAAGGTGGGATGTGAGATGCCTGTTTCTAGGATTACAGGCCATGGTCACTCGATCTTCTCAAGCTACAAAAGAGTGTTTTGCTCTGACCAACTGTTGAAGTGTCAGTCGAGCACTtcagctcctgctctctgcagcttgcaGGGTGATTTGGGTCTTGTCCCATCCCCACCGCCACCTTACAGCATGCCACacagcagcctgcccagcagtCATTGCCTATTCCTACAAAATAGGGGAGCCAGACTTTAGGAAATTTCAAATTCCCCTTTGGCCTCACTGATGGACACATGTGCCCCGTTGCAGCGGATCGCTGTAACTCTGCAAATTTGTGTTGTGCTTtgcagggagcaggaaggtAAGAGGACGTGGAGcatctgcagctgctctgaggCTGAAGCTAAGAAATGATCAGAGCAACTTCAATAACCTGagtctttttcccttccctctctcctgtgCGCACATGTGCTCTGTGAAGAGGAGTACGTAGAAGAAGGTAGGTGTTTCACCGGCAGTTGCAAGGACTGAGAGACAAATGCTGTTGGTTCAGTAGTTTGCTTGGGTGGGTTGTGGTGGTAAGCTCCTTGACTGCAATGAGAAATCGTGACCAGAAAAGGCAGATAGGACTATGTTCTAGATTTCTCCATCTGAAACATCAATAGGATGAAAACCAGCCTGAATTTTCTCAAGATCTGTTGTGAGAGTGATCCCTTGAATCAAAACAGGGGTCGAAGTGCTGGACTCAGGCTTTGGCAGAGGTGTGAGCACGATAACTCAATGGGAGCTGGAGCCTCAGCTGAATGTATATTAACAATGCTCAAGCACAAACCTCCAACTGCCTCAGTCCAATGAAGAAGCAAACCCTACGGTGCACACAGTCGCTCTGGGACACAGCTGGGCTGTGCATTTAGGGCTGGGTTTGGGAGCTGGGTTTTTCTGAGCTTCTTGCTGCTCCAGGGCACTGCcaggcagcccaggctgctgcacGGCAAAACGTCCTGaacattaaaagcaaagagaggTGCAAGGGGAAAACCACTGCAGTGCTAGAGTCCTCATCTCATGCATGTCATAGCCACACTCCACAGCTTTATGGTGTCTGACTAATCTCTGCACTTATTCCTTTGCCTCCTCCCTGGCTCAGAAGAGGAAGAATGGATAGAGGAAGAAGACGGTAGTTATTGCACCtttctttatttcatctctCCACTGCTGCTGTGAATATGTCGTGGGTTGGTGTGTCTTTTGCCTACCCCTGGTTGGGaaatggttttctttcattcttccaCTTCTCTCTCTTGTTTCTTGCACTCcccccttcctgccctgctgtgCGTATCTGCTCCTGTGTCTGTGGCTTCTCTCTTATATCTATCAATCAAACGCACTCACGGTTtgctatcttcttttttttccttctctcttgcGGTGGGACCACAAGTCTCCCCAGGACCTGTGGGCCCCAGCATCGCTCTGACTCCAATGGAGGACTCTTGTGGGGATGCTGCTCCCTCCAGTGGAAAAATGCTCCAACAGTGTCATAAATAAGATTGTGAAGGTGCCGTAGGCACATTCTCTAATGCCAGTCAGTCTTGTTCTTTGCTGACTAGAGGACAGCAATAGAaatctctcctcccttccccggCGTCTAAGAGTATGGATAGCAGGAGAGGGAATGAGGGACAAACCAGAAGGTGGCTATaaatcctttgatttttttaggttttttttttcccctacccaAGCACAGAGACCAGCCTTTGGGTAAAGGTTAGAGCGAAACCCTTTGCTTTCTGAGCCGCTGCCTCTTTCTCCTGTGGCTACATCTGCCCCAGGTCGGGTCCGTGCTGCTCTTGTCCTGATACTGGGGTCCTTAGGGAGCCATGGGAGTGGTGGCTGTCGGACTCACGCTGCCCATTATTCCACAGGTCAGGAAGAACAGGtagaggaggtggaggaggagaccGAAGAAACCAGGGCAGAAGGTACATGAAATAATGCCAAAAATGAGTTAAGCCTGTTTCACCAAGAGGTCCCTGTAGCCTTGGAGGGGGGATTTCAGAGCTGGGGTCATGCTCTGATGTGTCTCACCGTCCAAAGAGCACTGGACTTCATGAGACCTCTCTGGAGCAGACTGGCTTGCCTGATGTGTGTCCCTGTGCTCacagctggcagggcaggctcAGATCCTAGCCGTGCTCCCCAAATTAGGGTGCTGGGACCCCTCTGTGCTGGGGGGGATGTGGCTGCCCTCACCCATGGATGCTCATATTCTGCCcattgcttttgaaacagaacAAGAAGATGAAACGAAAGCACCAGGAGAAGGTAAAGCAGGAATGGAGGAGGGGCAGTTTTGGCCATTTTAGTCCTGATCCCAGTCCCCCAAGACACTGGCCCCCCTGGGGCTTTCAATGTTGAATTAATTTGCTGCTGAAGAGAGAGAATCGGCAGTAAAAGGGGCAGTGCTGCCATGGTCCCGtcctctgccagggctgggacagcagcaggcCTGCAGGAGGGGTGGCTTTCTGCTGCCTAGGTAAGAAATTCACCCAAAATACAGGAGAGGGTAGTACTACTTTCGCAGCCTGAGCTCTTGCAAagcttgtcagggttcctccTGGAGAGGACCTTGGGCTTTCCTGGTCTGTCTGTGGGTGAGGGGTGTCTGTGAGGGATCTGCTCTCTCCCTGTTCATcctggagggatggagctgggtTTTGCAGTGGGGATAAGCACAAGGCAGAGGGGAACAGCCTGGCTGAACCACCCCGCTGTGTCCATGGGCAGGAtgcacagcagggctggcctTTGGGAGCCAAAGCATCATGTTTTCCACAGGTGGAGAGGGGGACcgggagcaggagcctggggaaGGTGAAGTATCcatcctccttcctctctgggGTGGGAGGGTCTGTCCCTTCGCCTGTGTAAGGAGGTACCAAACACCTTTCTGCTCAGTCAGGAGCATCGACATGTGTCTTGGGCTTTGGCACACAGATGGACAACTCACTGCATGCCTTTTTGCTGGAGGATGATCCACagtgcagcctgtgctgctgggaggggtAGCTTGACTcattgttgtgggttttgggtcAAGATGTGAAAGCAAATGCCTCTGTGACAATAACATtgtctttctctcctgctcctggggacCCATAGGTGAATCGAAGCCAAAGCTCAAGTAAGTATCAGTGCATTTTCTCTGGAACTGGGAGCTGTGCCAGGGCAGAGGCTGCATGTCATGGGCTTAGCACCATGATCCATAGAGGGCACGAGACAGCGAGGCCTCAAAAGCATGAGGGGATTGggacatggaaagaaaaagggagagaaaacaggcagagaaaCATAGAATACGAAGAGGATCCTGTGAATAAGGTTGTGAAGCATTTTGTGTGCTCCTTGGACAAGGTCCAGCTGCCCTGTGGccctgcagttaaaaaaaactcTGTGTACACCCCAGCCCAGGGTACATGGCCCATGGCACAGCCAGAGTCTTGCTTCACCAGTATGCTCCTGGCCATGACTGGCAAGAGGCAGTCATTTGCATGGGTGCCAGCATCCCCGGGACAGGAGCACGTGCCTGAAGAAGTGGGATCATGAACCACTGCCAGGAACCTGAGGGTCCTCATGGACCCCTGAGATACTGCAGTCTGGGAGGCAGATCTGTCCTCAGCCACGATCTCTTCATCCCTTTATGTCTTTATGTGCCCCTACTGAGCATCTCCTGTCCTCCCTCAAGCTCACAGAAGATGAGAGGATGCTTTCCAGCACCCTGTGCCAGGTCACACTGGAGCACACAGTTGCTCTGTGTGCTTTTGGGTGAGCAGTGGGgtggctgccagccccagggtgcCTGGCAACGTGTCGTGGCCAAGTTGCCTGCAGCTTGCAGAGTTATTCCAGCTATGTGGGTGCCTTGGAGTGCTTCCCAGGAATGCCAGAGGTCTTCCTCTGAGGTTGTCCAGCTGGCAACCTCCAGCAAGCAGCATTATACTTCCCTGTCCTCAAAATGTGCTCAATCTGCATCCCCAGGGGCTGCGAGGCTCAGAGAGGAGGGCTGGGTAGATCAGTGCATGGACGAAAGGCACCGTCCTGTCCCAGGTATCTGCTGCAGGCTCACCATCCTCCTGCTCACCTTCGATTGCAGGGTCTTCATGCCAAACCTGGTGCCTCCCAAAATCCCAGATGGCGAGAGACTGGATTTTGATGTGAGTAGTGCGCTCAGTGTCAACCTCCATGAGGTGGTCCCCTCACACTGTGCCCAGCAgttctgcagctcctggagggcTTCACTTGTGGGACTGCAGccattgctgctgtttgtgtCTGGTGCAGGACATCCACCGCAAGCGTATGGAGAAGGACCTGAATGAACTGCAGGCCCTCATCGAAGCCCACTTTGAGAgcaggaagaaggaggaagaggagctcaTCTCCCTCAAGGACAGGATTGTATGtctgcagccctgcctctgtATTGCTATTGCCACTCTCTCCTCTGTGGGCAAACAGCCACAATCCTTTCCCCACAGTCCCAACCACCAGACCTGAGGCATCCCATGCCCCTGCAAGACAGAGCCTGAGATCTGAGCCAGATTTTGTACCCCAGTGCCTGGGAAGCCCCTAGTCTGGCTGCTGAGATGCTGTGGTGCCTAACGGAGATGCACCTTCCCCTGTGGGCTGTGGTCCATGTGCTCTCCTGGGAGACATGAGAGCAGCAGATCTTCCCTTGGGGCTTTCAGGGATTTTGGGGTCAGGGATGTGTCCCTAGGGACAGAGAGGATGCAGATTCCCTGGGGCATCCAAGCCAACGTCCTCTCCCCCTGCAGGAACAGCGGCGAGCAGAGAGAGCGGAGCAGCAGCGGATTCGCAGCGAGAGGGAGAAGGAGCGACAAGCCCGCATGGCCGTGAGTGTCCCTCCAGGGCTGGGAGAGTGGGCTGGTCCTGGGTAGCACAAGCCCGGCCGCAGAGCACATGGGAGCACGAGCTGTGCGAGGCATGCAAGCCGGTCCATGAGGTCTCTGTCCGTCTGGTCCTGACCCACTTCTGATCCTGGCAGGAAGAAAGAGCTcgcaaagaggaagaggaggcacgGAAGAAGGCTGAGGAGGAAGCGCGGAAGAAGAAAGCTTTCTCCAACATGCTGCATTTTGGAGGCTACATGCAGAAGGTGTGATCCTACCCCGGGGAGTTGCAATGAAGCTGCTGGTGCTCCCAGAAAGGGCTCAACCGTGGGCTGGCCTCACAGCACTGTGCATGTTGTCAGTGTTGGTAGACTGTGGTTTCTACAAGCAGAAGAAGACAGGCCACCGTGGCTGGGTCACAGCAGCAGTCAGAGGGCCAAACTGCGCTGagagctctgctttgcagatgCTGGCCAGGGGTGGTCCAGCTTTgcctcagggacagggatggtgGCGGAGTGGGGGGGAATGTCTTGTCCACTGTTGTGAAAATTTAGTTGAGGACCTCATGTGCTTCTGGAGTCCCAAAAGATGAGGGTGTtgggggcagagctggtggtAGGGGTAGAGCAAAAGCTGGGCAGATTTCCTTCCCTCCAATGGACTAATGGTTTCCTCAGTCAGAGAAAAAGGGTGGGAAGAAGCAAACAGAGcgggaaaagaagaagaagatcCTCAGTGAACGGCGGAAGCCCCTGAACATTGACCACCTCAATGAAGACAAGCTGAGGTGAGCACGAGCTGCAGGAGGGGCCTCCAGCACAGGGGCTCTGCTTTGGGTCCCACCTCCTCAGGCAGGATCcagggccagggcaggctgcctgGGGCTTCCAGCCCAGACAAGAGGGTGACGGCACAGGTGGGAGATGGGCTGTGACACCCCATCAGGGACATGGGCTCCATGGCTCTGCTGGGCCACCatggcagggctgctgctgacagcACTGGCCATCAGAGGGAGCCACGCTCACGTGTGTGGGGCACACCTGTCCCCATGCATCCCAACCTCACCCATGGCTCTGGTCCACACATGGGACTGGCATCAGTCCCTCGCCAACACATCCCTGGCTGGGCATGGAGCTTGCAAAGACCCGTCCGGGGGGAGCAGGCAAGATGTTGGTATCACTGCCCTGTCCCCTGTAGTGATCTCCCTATAAGCCACATCCCTTTTCTGCACTGGCACAGGGACAAGGCCAAGGAGCTATGGCAAACCATCCGCGATCTGGAAGCTGAGAAATTTGACCTGCAGGAAAAGTTCAAGCGGCAGAAATACGAGGTGAGCTGCGAGATGAACAAGCTCCATCAGCTTGCTCACCCTCTGTGTGCCTGGCTACTCCTTCTGCTCCCCATCTGGGAGACGAGGTGGGTTGTCTGGCTGATGGTGCTGTCACAGGGCAGCTGGGTGTGTCAGGAAAGGACTGTGCCCCCCTTGTGCATGGGTTGACAAACATCAAGAGGCTCTGCaaccactgaaaacaaagccaCATCTGCCTTCCTCTTGATGATGAGCCAGGATCAAGCCAACCCCCCCAGTGGCTGCCAGCCACCCTGGCAAGGCTGAGCACACAGCTGTGAAATGCTGGAGGATGTGgcagctggtgaaagggctgtgTGGTGGCCCTGTGacctcccagctcctggggaTGTGTGCTTTGCACCACAACAGGCTTCCCACTGTGCTGCACATCACAGTCCTGTGCTAAACCCAACGCAAGAACCACTGGAGAAGAGAGAGCAATGATGCACCTTCACCCCAAGTCTCATCCTCAGCCAGGCGTGGGGCATCTTGCAAGGCCTCGCCATCCACCTGCGTTTGTTTGTCTTGCAGATCAACGTCCTCCGAAACCGTGTTAGTGACCATCAGAAAGTGTAAgtccccaggcaggctgagcaTCCTTCCTCGATGCCTCCTGGTCTTCCATCTCCCTGTTCCCCTGGCCTCAGTTCCCCGTCTGCGTATCTCCTGACTCTCTTGCACCCTTGCAGAGCCACCTCCTGTCCTTCCCAATCCTGCCCTTGGTCCCACTGGTACCCGGTGTTCATGGACCTGCACTTTGGCCCAGGGACCTCGGTCCATGCTGCTCCACTCCTATTGACAGACCCCCACTTCCTCCCACCTctgccagcttcccccagccccagagACCCCAGCTGGAGATGgacccccaggacaccccacCTCTGCACCTGGAGCCTTATGTCCTGTGGGGTCCTGCCAGCCTCcagctgtccccatccctgcagtgGCTCTGCCCAGCATCTCAGAGAAGGTGCTGGAGATCCCACCTTGTGTAGGAGGGGAAAACCCTCGAGCTGTGCAAGCTGCACAGCCCCACAAGAACAGGGGAACCTGTCCCTGTGCCCATGTCCCCTGCACAGGACTGAAGGACCCTTCATAGGAGGGTGGAGGTGGTTGTTTAATGCCCACCCTCAGGAGCACCATGGTGCTCtcacatccccatcccaccctgtCGTCTCACGAGAGGTGCTCAGTCTGTCCCATGTGACAGtcagcagcatccctccccACTTACACCaaatctctttctcttctgctccaACATGGCCCATTACTGCAGCAAAGGGTGAGTACAGGTGTTTCCTGGGTGCCGTGTGTCTCCCACTGCACGTGTGCTGCATGGACACCAGGGCTGACATCAGGCTAGCAGTAGGGCTGAGGACTGGcagccagagctgggctggTGACTCTTGGGATAATGTGCCAGAAATGCCCTTCACTGTCCACCTGagcctcctcctcttcctctctgctgacCCATGCCCAGAGGAGTGCCTGTTCCCCTGATGCTGGTTGAGGAGAGCGATGTGGTGGGTCCTGGCTAACAGCTTCACAGCTTCTGGTTCCTGGGAGAAAGATCCTGCAGCCATGCTTATCCCTTTGCAGCCAAGATCAACTCCTTCATTTCATTTGGGAGGGAGGAACATGGAAAGGGAATTGGGACTCCTTAGAAACACTTGGCAAAATGCATGAGCTTCTTCCCATAGAGTCCCAAAACACACAGACTGACTCAGGTCCCAGGATTTTACCCGGGGCCACTGAAGACTTTCTTCCCCACAGGGCAGTGAGCATCAACCAGAGATGGCTTGGTCCTCTTTGCAGGGCCTCCAATTCTCCTCTGATGGCACCcactttctccctcctttctcgGTCACTAATGCCTTTATGCACgtgcttttctgcttcctttccagGTCAAAGGCTGCCCGTGGGAAGACCATGGTGGGCGGACGGTGGAAATAGATGACTCAAAAGGCAAAGGAGGCTCAGCCACAGAGAGGTGTTACTGCCTTTTGGTCGACCAGCTGGCTTCCCCAGGTCATGAAGCCTGCACCATGCACCCACCTGCCCTCCCACTGCACAGAGCAAAGACCTTGCTGCAGGCACAGTACTGTCTGTGTGGGCAGATGCTTCGCGTGGTGCCATTTCTCATCTCTGCACCCCCAGTTGATGTTGTGtctgtaaataaaaagaatggtGAGGGGGCACAGGTGTTGTCCATCCTGAAGCTCTGAGCCCAGAGGAAACAGGCACAGGACAGTCCCAGCAGAGCTTGACTGAGCAAGTGCAGTTGCACACTCGCTCCCTGGGGTGCAAGAGTATGGAGCAACCATCCAGGACCTCCTGAATAACATGTCCCCTTGCCTCACAGCATCTCACACCTGCAGTCCTTGGGAGGTTTTGTAACAGACCTCAGTGGTCTGacctgcttttcctgctgcagtttGGGGCAACTCTAGTTATGGCCACTTTAGTTCCTGCTTTTGCTGTAGCAGAGTCCCCCTCACTCCTCTCTGTCAGGGTTGATCCTGCGGGACAGCATGGGTAGGGGCACTGCTTCCAAGCTTCTTGACCATGGATTATTCACATACCCTGCTTCCAGGCCATTTTGATTCCTAATTCCACCACTTCCTAAAGGGCCCAGACAAACTATGTTTGCTTCTTCTGCGTGTTTCTGACAGCATGCAACGAAGACTTGAGATGAGTCACTGTGGAGAAACCATTTATCTGTCCTTTCAGGGGTGCAGATCTCTTTCATCTAGCTGTAGGCATCTCTGTAGCATTCTCCCACATGCAATGCCCACAGGGGCACATCAGCTGCATAATCCCAAGCGTTCCTGGTGCATGGAGCTGGGCTGTCACGCAGCAGAAGACACCAGACTTGC
Coding sequences:
- the TNNT2 gene encoding troponin T, cardiac muscle isoform X1 codes for the protein MPNLVPPKIPDGERLDFDDIHRKRMEKDLNELQALIEAHFESRKKEEEELISLKDRIEQRRAERAEQQRIRSEREKERQARMAEERARKEEEEARKKAEEEARKKKAFSNMLHFGGYMQKSEKKGGKKQTEREKKKKILSERRKPLNIDHLNEDKLRDKAKELWQTIRDLEAEKFDLQEKFKRQKYEINVLRNRVSDHQKVSKAARGKTMVGGRWK
- the TNNT2 gene encoding troponin T, cardiac muscle isoform X2, which codes for MPNLVPPKIPDGERLDFDDIHRKRMEKDLNELQALIEAHFESRKKEEEELISLKDRIEQRRAERAEQQRIRSEREKERQARMAEERARKEEEEARKKAEEEARKKKAFSNMLHFGGYMQKSEKKGGKKQTEREKKKKILSERRKPLNIDHLNEDKLRDKAKELWQTIRDLEAEKFDLQEKFKRQKYEINVLRNRVSDHQKVKG